GTTCATCTAATCTTTTTTCTAAAAGTTTTAAGTTAGTTGGGTTGTAAGCAACTGCGAAACCTTTTTTGATTAAAAAGTTTGTTCCATATCCTGCAGCTACATCAATAATTGTGTTAGCTTTTCCGTCTTTACAATCTTTAATTAAAATTACTTTCATTTTGTTTTCTCCCTATATCGATAATTGCTGTCCGGATGTTATCTACAAATTGTTCAAGTTCTTCATCACTAGTAGCAGCAGCGGTTCCAAAGTGACCACCACCACCAACAGCTTCACAAATAATTTGAACATTGGTATTAACACCACGAGCACTTAATTTGTAGGTTTTAGTTCCTTTAAGTTTTGCAACCACGAAACTAGCGACTCTACCTCTAATTTTTAAAATTTCATTAGCAGCAATGGAAATAACATCATTACTTGCTTCTTGTTCGGTGTAAGTTAAAAAGTAACCTTTTTTAACTTCAACTACATTTTTAAGAATTTGATCAATTAATGCTTGGGTATCTTCATCAATTTTAAGCATCTCACCACTAATTGAACCTTTAGCTCCATGCTTTTCTAAAAAGGCAGCAGCTTCAAAGGCTCTTGTGGTAACTGATTTAGAAAATTGATTGGTATCTAAATAAATTCCATTAAGAAGTACCTGCGCAATTTCGTTACTAAGATTTACCCTATAATCAAGGAACATTGCAATTTCAGTAACAATTTCAGCTGCACTAGATGCTGATGTATCAACATAAATATTGCTATATGAAGCAAAGTCGATACTTTTACCAAGACGGTGATGATCAAAGACAAAAACATTATTTGGATGCACATTTGTTAAAGCTTCTTTATTATCAGTTCTAAATGGATCTGAATTATCTACAAGCACAACTAAAGTAGATGAATCCGTCATTTTATTAGCTTGATTTATATTTCGAATGAAAATATCTTTTGGAAGCTTATTATTTTTCTCTTCAAAAAGTTTTTTAACTGTATCATCAAAGGTGTTATTGCAAATATAAGCGTTTTTACCATAAGCTTTAGCTATTTCATAAATTCCATAACTTGCACCAATTGAATCAAGGTCAGCATTAGCATGTCCATAAATCATTACTTTGCTTATTGAAGTAGATAATAATTTTTTCTCAAGCTCTAAAGCGATATTTTTAATCTTAGTTCTACTGCTATCAGTTAAAATCTCAGTATTTGAACCATAATAAATTGGTTGTGAATTATTTGAATAAATCG
This genomic window from Mycoplasmopsis gallinacea contains:
- a CDS encoding DHH family phosphoesterase — encoded protein: MNSKQKVWVYSLAAFSCFVTLLLLLFVFIFNTEIIWVRILVAIGILLFFFLTGVMLYFLIYNFARTRELVKKSFNGFIEEIMTNNNIGIIVYDIEYRIIWVSNFIKNKFGDNYIGFFISDFFQKIDPSKNDKFNLNLTKLQFKYKKNLYEAQFWPLSSTIVIHDITTEQTFKNEAWEQKAVIGEIEIDNLQLYQSILSEEQLFNINKIVIDVFKECSNKYNFIYRQYTNGKFIIFTNEVTLKDFEKTNFEIFTRISERVDNLDISKLSLSLGFARGWSSLKEKLEQAKKALVQSQSRGGDQVTIYSNNSQPIYYGSNTEILTDSSRTKIKNIALELEKKLLSTSISKVMIYGHANADLDSIGASYGIYEIAKAYGKNAYICNNTFDDTVKKLFEEKNNKLPKDIFIRNINQANKMTDSSTLVVLVDNSDPFRTDNKEALTNVHPNNVFVFDHHRLGKSIDFASYSNIYVDTSASSAAEIVTEIAMFLDYRVNLSNEIAQVLLNGIYLDTNQFSKSVTTRAFEAAAFLEKHGAKGSISGEMLKIDEDTQALIDQILKNVVEVKKGYFLTYTEQEASNDVISIAANEILKIRGRVASFVVAKLKGTKTYKLSARGVNTNVQIICEAVGGGGHFGTAAATSDEELEQFVDNIRTAIIDIGRKQNESNFN